A single genomic interval of Pangasianodon hypophthalmus isolate fPanHyp1 chromosome 8, fPanHyp1.pri, whole genome shotgun sequence harbors:
- the prdm2a gene encoding PR domain zinc finger protein 2, whose translation MGDSENVKAEEQQQYVILHCPTDSHQHSLTGESPPLRDSLKEKESEAEGGTDDMMEQSEEDQNILPAQRTGRPAMEPVPLQTTDVINQNIPCKTSETELLEMLKQDNKSDSPSCEADADLDPDYDPKINPDGNHQGSCMFFCQHCQRRFTTKQGLERHMHALSSCHTQIFKCRYCRKCFSTQFCRRRHERRHSNTNRRTGGLIISPAPQVVGETQGMVSSQEEDQLTLTSQPVSNSLVPDLEGRGDSDEFGETKCSFACKYCKKAFGTHTSLRRHERRIHERRLLPRAVRQKVVNSHEVQVQHSSGAPEASSSTQHSDEVRQEEEYMVDISSNISENLSFYIDGKIISTSAVTNCEVMELNSAAAVIGLDAFIVNQAQITQALKIESNDCSMTSDLCGQSSGRRRTSTPPLLPQIKTELESESILTTPSSASEGTLIGTVFPRTLETIVLQKEKTIYLSPKLKQLLQNQDSSKPSFSQISEGQKLCPPLSLTLLPATSSRFKRRTTSPPKSPQQSSTSVLKSTIVQEMDSSAPKVPKIDSHCTSTVMSLSKKQEMETVNPATNSTETTQEVLPLDCSASGTGGRSCNQQPLDLSSAVGKRDSEVLADCILDLSMSRNRIESDSTGCLAFQTSVRRTKPNSSMLEKVLLSQYAAVDVPTPADGILNGPLATDLATMAVSEPIPANPESVMFELPPPSPPALNATPSLPNSVALHTASPAQPLSATSEPTEIFLPAETSITNQELHPICSTAQSSSPVVLNTPVELAVGNSLTAFNVSLPNWLNSAPGSVTHALIPTTPSLSLQGPQFLTDASVCELAQRTLVIDSVLSPEAHLISPMLVNQSNISSLSFSPNVVVIEYTVALESSNTTPVPQANAGHALFDKTPPDHTEAQEPQPSSQLQTANIEPSVPELPEDGTVEAQDQRLDSSSTGESLENSVDAVLPSFGPSGSEKVETAVEPAENSSTTDDLKLETSDFSIQNNPMREEQSPLPPLCKRFMCNACDELFQSMKGLSQHIVEHSDTWPYKCEFCVQLFESDTGLFEHRSSYHGIGKIYVCKICSKEFAFLCNLEQHHRDLHPGQECSHTEVENGKLRPENHNSPVRADTVTTTCPTKHKRSQSYQTAPNPEADNNSENTTEELYTTIKIMASESVKPKVTDVRLGINQHYPSFKPPPFPYHNRTPVGPTTTTATNFTTHNIPQTFSTTVRCTKCGRGFDNMPELHKHILACANASDKKRYTPKKNPIPLKQFAKVQNGVLLPARGVNLRQNVSQKLGQPKKLHCHESEAKTKLSAHSKRKSMWVQRGRPVGRKSSQEELEVYVCPHCSREFTYHASLKKHMAFSCPMKPICRKPPKRKGSIASTQENHGRIRTRVSDVIMKPQRLNQGQKTLAKTQTHESGSASNVNLPVKAQIGKGKITVRNFRPKTSDILSSPAIHISKKSRLILMDAIQSPLASKSLVALGKSQQQSNGVHSMERKIKQREVELKPCTEEHLSLRVRGPITRSLQQVTSNVTSNTNKKTNSANPAKCLVQTDDQNVTAHQAVEEIKSKDLK comes from the exons ATGGGCGATTCTGAGAATG TGAAAGCAGAGGAGCAGCAGCAATATGTAATTCTGCACTGCCCCACTGATAGTCATCAGCATTCTCTGACTGGGGAATCTCCCCCTCTACGTGACTCactgaaggagaaagagagtgaggcAGAGGGAGGGACTGATGACATGATGGAGCAGTCTGAGGAGGACCAAAACATTTTGCCAGCACAGAGGACTGGTAGGCCAGCCATGGAGCCAGTACCACTGCAAACCACTGatgtaataaatcaaaatatacCCTGTAAGACCAGTGAGACAGAACTCTTGGAAATGCtcaaacaggacaataaatcAGACTCTCCCTCATGTGAAGCAGATGCTGACCTGGACCCTGACTATGACCCTAAGATTAACCCTGATGGCAACCACCAGGGTTCATGCATGTTCTTCTGTCAGCACTGTCAAAGACGGTTTACTACCAAGCAAGGCCTGGAGCGGCACATGCATGCCTTGTCATCCTgccacacacagatatttaaatGCCGCTACTGCCGAAAGTGCTTCAGTACACAGTTCTGCCGACGACGGCATGAGAGAAGACATAGTAACACCAATAGAAGGACAGGTGGACTCATAATTAGCCCTGCTCCACAGGTTGTCGGAGAGACTCAGGGAATGGTCTCTTCACAAGAGGAAGACCAACTTACCCTGACTTCCCAGCCAGTCAGCAACTCTCTTGTGCCTGATTTGGAAGGAAGAGGTGACTCGGATGAATTTGGAGAAACTAAGTGCTCTTTTGCCTGCAAGTACTGCAAGAAAGCATTTGGAACTCACACCAGCTTGCGAAGGCACGAGCGCAGGATACACGAGCGACGTCTGTTACCCAGAGCAGTCCGTCAGAAAGTTGTAAACTCTCATGAGGTTCAAGTTCAGCATTCCAGTGGTGCGCCAGAAGCGTCTTCCAGTACACAACACAGTGATGAGGTCAGGCAAGAAGAGGAGTATATGGTCGATATTTCCAGCAACATCTCTGAGAACCTCAGCTTCTACATTGATGGGAAAATCATCTCCACCAGTGCTGTCACTAATTGTGAAGTGATGGAGCTGAATTCCGCTGCTGCTGTGATTGGTCTGGATGCCTTTATCGTCAACCAAGCTCAAATTACACAGGCCCTTAAAATAGAGTCTAATGACTGCagcatgacctctgacctctgtggTCAGTCCTCTGGCAGAAGGAGGACATCTACCCCACCTTTATTGCCACAAATCAAAACTGAACTAGAGTCTGAATCTATCTTAACAACACCTTCCTCTGCCTCAGAAGGTACATTGATTGGCACTGTTTTCCCCCGGACATTAGAGACCATTGTTttacaaaaagagaaaactatTTATCTGTCCCCCAAGCTAAAGCAGCTCCTACAGAACCAGGACAGCAGTAAGCCATCATTTTCTCAAATCAGTGAAGGCCAAAAACTCTGTCCACCTTTATCACTAACACTTTTACCTGCAACAAGTAGCAGGTTTAAGAGAAGGACAACATCCCCTCCTAAATCTCCACAGCAAAGCAGTACATCAGTGCTTAAATCTACCATTGTACAGGAAATGGATTCTTCTGCACCTAAAGTGCCAAAGATAGACAGTCACTGCACATCTACTGTGATGAGCTTAtctaaaaaacaagaaatggaAACTGTAAATCCAGCTACAAACAGTACTGAAACCACTCAGGAAGTTCTGCCATTGGACTGCTCTGCATCAGGGACTGGCGGCAGGTCATGCAATCAGCAGCCGCTAGATCTCTCCAGTGCTGTGGgtaagagagacagtgaggtcTTAGCTGATTGTATTCTGGATCTGAGCATGAGCAGAAATCGTATAGAGTCTGACTCAACTGGATGTTTAGCCTTCCAGACATCAGTTAGGAGGACTAAACCCAACTCAAGCATGTTGGAGAAAGTATTGCTAAGCCAGTATGCTGCAGTGGATGTTCCTACACCAGCAGATGGAATTCTCAATGGTCCTTTAGCAACAGATCTAGCAACAATGGCTGTGTCTGAGCCAATTCCTGCTAACCCTGAAAGTGTTATGTTTGAGCTGCCTCCACCGTCTCCTCCTGCACTGAATGCAACCCCTTCTCTGCCAAATTCTGTTGCACTGCACACTGCCTCTCCAGCCCAGCCCCTTTCAGCTACTTCAGAGCCCACAGAGATATTCCTACCAGCGGAAACATCCATAACCAATCAAGAGCTTCACCCTATCTGCTCCACTGCTCAGTCCTCCAGTCCTGTAGTGCTCAACACTCCTGTGGAACTCGCTGTTGGAAATTCTTTGACAGCTTTTAATGTGTCTCTTCCCAATTGGCTTAATTCTGCCCCTGGAAGTGTGACCCATGCACTCATTCCCACAACCCCAAGTCTAAGTTTACAAGGTCCTCAGTTTCTTACAGATGCATCTGTGTGTGAACTAGCACAAAGGACCTTGGTGATTGATTCTGTCCTGTCACCTGAAGCACATCTAATTTCTCCCATGTTGGTAAACCAGTCAAACATCAGTTCCCTGAGTTTTTCTCCAAATGTGGTTGTTATTGAGTACACTGTTGCTCTGGAGTCGTCTAATACCACCCCTGTTCCCCAAGCTAATGCTGGTCACGCTCTCTTTGATAAAACACCACCAGATCACACTGAGGCACAAGAACCCCAGCCTTCCTCTCAACTACAGACTGCCAACATCGAGCCATCAGTTCCAGAACTGCCAGAGGATGGCACTGTTGAAGCTCAAGATCAACGACTGGACTCATCATCTACTGGAGAATCATTAGAGAATTCAGTAGATGCAGTACTGCCATCATTTGGTCCCAGTGGTTCAGAAAAAGTAGAGACAGCAGTGGAGCCTGCAGAAAATTCATCCACCACTGATGATCTCAAACTGGAAACCTCAGACTTTTCTATACAGAACAACCCTATGCGTGAGGAGCAATCACCCTTGCCACCTCTATGCAAACGCTTTATGTGTAATGCCTGTGATGAGCTCTTCCAGTCCATGAAGGGTCTGAGTCAGCATATTGTTGAACACTCAGACACTTGGCCGTATAAGTGTGAATTTTGTGTGCAGCTGTTTGAGAGTGACACTGGTTTATTTGAGCACCGATCCAGTTATCATGGCATTGGTAAAATCTATGTCTGCAAAATATGCTCCAAAGAGTTTGCCTTTCTTTGCAACCTAGAGCAACATCATCGAGATCTCCATCCTGGTCAGGAGTGCTCACACACTGAAGTAGAAAATGGTAAGTTAAGACCTGAAAACCATAATAGTCCAGTAAGAGCTGATACTGTTACCACAACGTGTCCTACAAAACACAAACGTAGCCAGTCCTACCAAACAGCTCCAAATCCAGAGGCTGACAATAACTCTGAAAACACTACTGAGGAGTTATACACTACCATCAAGATTATGGCATCTGAAAGTGTCAAACCCAAAGTTACCGATGTGCGTCTTGGTATTAACCAGCATTACCCAAGTTTTAAGCCACCTCCATTTCCATATCACAACCGAACACCAGTTGGACCAACCACCACCACGGCCACTAACTTCACCACTCATAATATCCCACAGACTTTCAGCACTACAGTTCGCTGCACCAAGTGTGGCAGGGGCTTTGACAACATGCCTGAACTGCACAAGCACATATTAGCCTGTGCTAATGCTAGTGACAAAAAACGCTACACTCCAAAAAAGAACCCCATTCCACTCAAGCAATTTGCAAAAGTGCAAAATGGAGTTCTGTTGCCCGCTAGAGGAGTCAACCTTAGACAGAATGTTTCTCAAAAACTTGGACAACCAAAAAAGCTCCATTGCCATGAGTCAGAAGCTAAGACAAAGCTGAGTGCTCATAGTAAGAGGAAATCTATGTGGGTACAAAGAGGCAGACCAGTAGGGCGAAAGAGCTCACAGGAGGAACTGGAGGTTTATGTTTGTCCTCACTGTAGCAGGGAGTTCACTTACCATGCCAGCCTGAAGAAACATATGGCTTTCAGCTGCCCAATGAAACCTATTTGCAGGAAGCCTCCAAAAAGAAAAGGTAGCATTGCATCAACACAGGAAAACCATGGACGTATCCGCACACGTGTATCAGATGTAATAATGAAACCACAAAGGTTAAATCAAGGACAGAAAACCTTAGCCAAAACGCAGACCCATGAATCTGGTTCAGCCAGCAATGTGAATCTACCAGTCAAGGCTCAAATTGGCAAAGGGAAAATTACTGTGCGTAATTTTAGGCCTAAAACATCTGATATTCTCTCAAGCCCAGCAATTCACATAAGTAAAAAAAGTAGACTCATTCTGATGGATGCCATTCAGTCACCACTGGCATCCAAGTCTTTAGTAGCACTAGGGAAATCTCAGCAGCAGAGCAATGGGGTACACAGTATGGAGAGGAAAATAAAGCAAAGAGAGGTTGAGTTGAAACCCTGCACAGAGGAACATTTATCTCTGCGAGTGAGAGGTCCCATTACTCGCAGTCTACAGCAGGTTACATCTAATGTCACATCTAATACTAACAAAAAGACTAACTCGGCTAATCCAGCGAAATGCTTAGTCCAGACAGATGATCAGAATGTCACTGCACATCAGGCAGTTGAAGAAATAAAGTCAAAAGacttgaagtaa
- the rimkla gene encoding beta-citrylglutamate synthase B, producing MCSRVWFVTDRRISQEYPQVQILRALKERCAEDDVEFRYLLMDEIVITITDGQLGLRVGQEVVTSYPQVAVVRVPTPWVQSDSDITVLRHLEKMGCRLVNRPQAILNCVNKFWTFQELAGHGVPLPDTYSYGGHDNFRKMIDEAEPLGYPVVVKNARGHRGKAVFLARDKHHLSDLCHLIRHEAPYLFQEYVKESHGRDVRVVLVGGRVIGSMLRCSTDGRMQSNCSLGGVGVMCPLSEQGKQLAVQVSNILGMDVCGIDLLQLNDGSFVVCEANANVGFIAFDQACGIDVAGIVADYALSLLPSRLSRKMSLLSVVSSASETSSEPEVCIPPEACPPVAPCAIPDAVSTMSTSSTSSESEAELVEISHTQSVPDPAYNINSLLAKEIKLLTE from the exons ATGTGCTCTCGGGTGTGGTTTGTAACCGACCGGCGCATTAGCCAGGAGTATCCTCAAGTTCAGATCCTGCGGGCTCTGAAGGAGCGATGCGCCGAGGACGACGTTGAATTCCGCTATCTCTTAATGGATGAGATCGTTATAACCATTACGGACGGCCAGCTGG GTCTGCGAGTGGGGCAGGAGGTGGTGACGTCTTACCCGCAGGTGGCTGTGGTGCGTGTTCCTACTCCATGGGTGCAGTCGGACAGTGACATCACTGTTCTGAGGCATCTGGAGAAGATGGGTTGCCGTCTGGTCAACCGGCCCCAGGCTATCCTTAACTGTGTCAACAAGTTCTGGACCTTCCAGGAGCTTGCTGGACATGGAGTCCCACTGCCTGATACTTACTCCTACG GTGGCCATGACAACTTCCGTAAGATGATTGATGAGGCAGAGCCATTGGGTTACCCGGTTGTGGTGAAAAATGCTCGTGGACACCGAG GTAAGGCGGTGTTTCTGGCACGGGATAAGCACCACCTCTCTGACTTGTGCCACCTAATTCGGCATGAGGCTCCATACCTATTCCAAGAATATGTGAAGGAGAGCCACGGGCGAGACGTGCGCGTGGTGCTCGTGGGCGGCAGAGTGATCGGATCTATGCTGCGCTGCTCAACAGACGGACGCATGCAGAGCAACTGCTCCCTCG GCGGTGTGGGTGTGATGTGCCCTCTGAGTGAGCAGGGCAAGCAGCTGGCTGTGCAGGTGTCCAACATCCTGGGCATGGACGTGTGTGGTATTGACCTGCTGCAGTTAAATGACGGCTCATTCGTGGTTTGTGAGGCCAACGCCAATGTAGGCTTTATCGCATTTGATCAGGCATGCGGGATCGATGTGGCAGGTATCGTGGCAGACTACGCCCTGTCGCTGCTGCCCAGCCGCCTTAGCCGCAAGATGTCCCTGCTCTCCGTGGTGTCCAGCGCCAGCGAGACCAGCAGTGAGCCTGAAGTGTGTATCCCCCCAGAGGCATGCCCACCTGTCGCACCCTGCGCCATCCCCGACGCAGTCAGCACCATGAGCACTAGCTCCACCTCCAGCGAGAGTGAGGCGGAGCTTGTTGAGATAAGTCACACCCAGAGTGTGCCCGATCCCGCATACAACATCAACTCCCTCCTCGCAAAGGAGATTAAACTATTGACTGAGTGA